Proteins encoded in a region of the Puniceibacterium sp. IMCC21224 genome:
- a CDS encoding PP2C family protein-serine/threonine phosphatase: protein MVRAAVQRILVVDDSRLQRKIVTSMLDRWGYQVMQAESGEEALDIAQRFAPDLVLSDWMMPGMDGLEFCRQFRSLSSDAYGYFILLTSKSDKGEVAQGLDAGADDFLTKPVNAHELRARINAGARVVSMERELSEKNRLISNTLAQLQTVYDAIDQDLKQARLIQESLVPERTRRFGTSQVSLLLKPCGHVGGDLVGMFSPAHDRLGAYSIDVSGHGITSALVTARVAGYLSSRYPDQNLGLERRFDTFHALRPPEVVATMLNERLSSDVGIEEYLTMLYMTADLSSGEVRLVQAGHPPPLLLRADGQAAFVGNGGLPVGLVEAAQYERQTLFLRPGDRLLLYTDGFSEAVMSDGQMLGDEGLLRLVRETARGAQGPEFLDDLFWRLTQGMAPGGGLEDDVSATLLEFDVLQPE, encoded by the coding sequence ATGGTTCGCGCAGCGGTGCAGCGGATCCTTGTGGTTGACGATAGCCGACTTCAGCGCAAGATTGTTACCTCGATGCTCGACCGCTGGGGATACCAGGTGATGCAGGCGGAATCCGGTGAGGAGGCGCTTGATATCGCGCAGCGCTTTGCGCCCGATCTGGTGCTGTCGGACTGGATGATGCCAGGTATGGACGGGCTTGAATTTTGTCGTCAATTCAGGAGCTTATCAAGCGATGCTTATGGGTACTTCATTCTGCTCACCTCTAAATCCGACAAGGGAGAGGTGGCGCAGGGGTTGGACGCCGGTGCTGATGATTTCCTGACCAAGCCGGTCAATGCGCATGAATTGCGAGCGCGCATAAATGCCGGCGCTCGCGTCGTGTCGATGGAGCGGGAGCTTAGCGAAAAAAACCGGCTGATCTCGAACACTCTCGCTCAACTGCAAACCGTTTATGATGCTATTGATCAGGATTTGAAACAGGCGCGGCTGATTCAGGAATCACTGGTCCCCGAACGCACACGGCGCTTTGGCACGTCGCAGGTCAGCCTGCTGTTAAAGCCGTGTGGTCATGTCGGTGGCGATTTGGTGGGTATGTTCAGTCCGGCGCACGATAGGCTTGGCGCTTACAGTATCGACGTTTCCGGGCATGGCATCACCTCGGCCCTGGTGACGGCACGGGTGGCGGGCTATCTCAGCAGCCGCTATCCCGATCAGAATCTGGGACTCGAGCGTCGGTTTGACACGTTTCATGCCCTGCGCCCACCCGAAGTGGTGGCGACGATGCTGAATGAGCGACTTTCATCGGATGTAGGGATCGAGGAATATCTGACCATGCTCTACATGACCGCGGACTTGTCCAGCGGAGAGGTGCGGCTGGTGCAGGCTGGGCATCCACCACCGCTGCTGTTGCGCGCTGACGGTCAGGCCGCGTTTGTCGGAAATGGCGGTCTGCCCGTCGGGCTGGTCGAGGCGGCGCAATATGAACGGCAGACCCTATTCTTGCGACCTGGGGACCGTCTTTTGCTCTATACCGATGGCTTCAGCGAGGCGGTGATGAGCGACGGCCAAATGTTGGGAGACGAGGGGCTCTTGCGTCTCGTCCGCGAAACCGCCCGAGGTGCGCAAGGTCCAGAGTTCCTTGACGATTTGTTCTGGCGCCTCACTCAGGGGATGGCTCCGGGCGGTGGTTTGGAAGATGACGTTTCCGCCACTTTGCTGGAATTTGATGTGCTTCAGCCGGAATAA
- a CDS encoding Hsp33 family molecular chaperone HslO — MTLGLKLAWDDTVLPFQLDRSDIRGRVARLDGVLDGILKQHNYPPQVEALVAEMALLTALIGQTIKLRWKLSLQVQSKGPVRMIATDFYGPEADDQPARIRAYASYDADRLTDEPPMAQVGDGYFAVLIDQGEGMTPYQGITPLTGKTLAECAQAYFAQSEQLPTRFALSFGRSAEPGVAEHWRAGGVMLQHMPKASPFAKDGGSGDGGLLQPNDLIDGEEGENWNRANILLDTVEELELIGPTLPPTDLLVRLFHEENPRVFDAQPVRFGCTCSEDRVKHSLSIYSAKDIQKMTTDDGRVTADCQFCGAHYDLDPATVGFEAQGANGD, encoded by the coding sequence ATGACCCTTGGACTAAAACTCGCCTGGGACGACACCGTCCTGCCCTTTCAGCTGGACCGTTCGGATATCCGCGGCCGTGTTGCACGGCTTGATGGTGTATTGGACGGTATCCTCAAGCAGCACAATTACCCACCGCAAGTCGAGGCGCTGGTGGCTGAAATGGCGTTGCTCACGGCGCTGATCGGTCAGACGATCAAACTGCGATGGAAGTTGTCGCTTCAGGTTCAATCCAAGGGCCCGGTGCGCATGATCGCGACTGATTTTTACGGCCCCGAGGCGGATGACCAGCCTGCCCGCATTCGCGCCTACGCCAGCTATGACGCTGATCGCCTGACGGATGAGCCGCCGATGGCGCAAGTGGGTGACGGTTATTTTGCCGTGCTCATTGATCAGGGCGAGGGGATGACGCCCTATCAGGGTATTACGCCGCTGACGGGTAAGACGCTGGCAGAATGTGCGCAGGCTTATTTTGCCCAATCCGAACAGCTTCCGACCCGCTTTGCACTTAGCTTTGGCCGTAGTGCAGAACCGGGTGTGGCAGAGCATTGGCGCGCCGGCGGCGTCATGTTGCAACATATGCCCAAGGCGTCGCCATTTGCCAAAGACGGCGGATCGGGGGACGGCGGGCTGTTGCAGCCCAATGATTTGATTGATGGCGAGGAGGGCGAGAATTGGAACCGCGCCAACATCCTGCTCGATACGGTCGAAGAGCTTGAGCTGATCGGCCCGACGCTCCCGCCCACCGACCTGCTGGTCCGACTGTTTCACGAAGAAAATCCCAGGGTCTTTGACGCGCAGCCGGTGCGGTTTGGCTGTACCTGTTCCGAAGACCGTGTGAAGCACAGCCTGTCGATTTATTCTGCCAAGGATATTCAGAAGATGACCACGGATGATGGGCGTGTGACAGCGGATTGCCAGTTTTGCGGCGCGCATTACGATCTGGACCCCGCAACCGTCGGGTTCGAGGCGCAGGGCGCGAATGGCGACTGA
- a CDS encoding CoA pyrophosphatase, with protein MATDQLDQIRRALTLDSAASSDFDLNPETVLPPDRVLRPAGVLLALVPGSAGYDVILTKRSSALRHHPGQIAFPGGKLDPGDTDVIAAALREAEEEVGLPRQQVDVIGTLPSHETVTNFIITPVIGLVRGTFEPVAEPGEVAEIFAVPLSHITDPTRFSTQSRRWRGSRRNYFTVPFGPYYIWGATARILRALADRMSE; from the coding sequence ATGGCGACTGACCAGCTTGATCAGATCCGCAGGGCGCTGACGCTGGATAGCGCCGCGTCCTCGGATTTTGATCTGAACCCCGAGACAGTATTACCCCCGGACCGTGTTTTGCGGCCTGCTGGCGTGTTGCTGGCTCTTGTACCGGGGTCAGCAGGCTATGACGTGATTCTGACCAAGCGGTCGTCGGCATTGCGGCATCATCCCGGGCAAATCGCCTTTCCTGGAGGCAAGCTTGATCCCGGCGACACGGATGTGATCGCGGCCGCCCTGCGCGAGGCAGAAGAAGAGGTGGGGCTGCCACGCCAACAGGTTGACGTCATCGGGACGCTGCCTAGCCACGAAACAGTCACAAATTTTATCATAACGCCAGTCATCGGGCTGGTCCGTGGCACGTTTGAACCAGTTGCCGAGCCAGGTGAGGTGGCTGAAATTTTTGCCGTGCCGCTGTCTCATATCACTGACCCGACACGATTTTCCACGCAGTCGCGCCGCTGGCGCGGATCGCGCAGAAACTATTTCACCGTGCCATTCGGACCCTACTACATCTGGGGGGCGACGGCGCGAATATTGCGTGCGCTCGCTGATCGTATGTCGGAATGA
- a CDS encoding ABC transporter ATP-binding protein produces the protein MFRFFENLVDPYTPYSETDTPPTRLLPFLMEYARPFHRIFFWTGVMSVVVAMVEIGLIWVMGWVVDILSGDPAQVWADHGGVLLALAVFILLVRPVLQALDVLLLNNAIMPNFGTLVRWRAHRQVLRQSVGWFENDFAGRIANRIMQTPPAAGEAVFQTFDAIAFSLAYLVGATALLGQVEPWLIVPLAIWMGLYAILMVWTVRRVGPASKAASDARSLVTGRVVDSYTNIHSVKMFAHHNTEIAYAREAIDQTRTTFQAEMRLYTIMDVTLVFLNGLLIVAVVGLALGFWMHGLTSVGAVAAATALTLRLNAMTGWIMWALTTFFRELGIVAEGMQTIAQPVTLVDAPGAASLNLTAGRIEIEDLSHHYGRGSGGLDHVSLSIQPGEKIGLVGRSGAGKSTLVKLLLRFYEVEQGRILIDGQDIGCVTQDSLRLNIGMVQQDSALLHRSVRDNILYGRPDASEAQMLAAAHQAQAHEFILGLVDMHGRTGYDAQVGERGVKLSGGQRQRVTLARVILKNAPILLLDEATSALDSEVEAAIQDTLYGMMEGKTVIAIAHRLSTIARMDRILVMDQGRIVEHGSHDALLAQGGLYAGFWSRQSGGFLDTDPDTVTEATE, from the coding sequence ATGTTCCGGTTTTTTGAAAATCTCGTAGACCCCTATACGCCCTACTCGGAAACGGACACACCACCGACGCGGCTCTTGCCGTTTCTGATGGAGTATGCGCGTCCATTTCACCGGATCTTTTTCTGGACCGGGGTCATGTCGGTTGTGGTGGCCATGGTCGAGATTGGATTGATCTGGGTCATGGGTTGGGTGGTTGACATCCTTTCTGGTGATCCGGCGCAGGTTTGGGCCGATCACGGCGGGGTGCTGCTGGCGCTGGCTGTCTTTATCCTCTTGGTGCGGCCAGTGTTGCAGGCGCTGGATGTGCTGCTGCTCAACAACGCGATTATGCCGAATTTCGGCACCCTGGTACGGTGGCGGGCGCACAGGCAGGTGTTGCGTCAGTCGGTTGGCTGGTTTGAAAATGATTTTGCCGGCCGCATCGCCAACCGTATTATGCAAACCCCGCCTGCCGCGGGTGAGGCGGTGTTCCAGACCTTTGATGCCATCGCTTTTTCGCTGGCTTATCTGGTGGGGGCTACCGCGCTGCTGGGCCAGGTTGAGCCGTGGCTGATCGTGCCGCTTGCGATCTGGATGGGGCTTTACGCCATTCTGATGGTCTGGACCGTGCGGCGCGTCGGGCCGGCGTCCAAAGCGGCATCGGATGCCCGAAGCCTGGTCACCGGGCGGGTTGTGGACAGTTATACCAACATCCATTCGGTCAAGATGTTCGCCCATCACAACACCGAAATTGCCTATGCGCGCGAGGCGATAGATCAGACCCGAACGACGTTTCAGGCTGAAATGCGGCTCTATACCATCATGGACGTGACGCTGGTCTTTCTGAACGGGCTGCTGATTGTGGCAGTTGTCGGTCTGGCGTTGGGGTTCTGGATGCATGGGTTAACCAGTGTCGGGGCTGTCGCCGCCGCTACGGCGCTGACGCTACGATTGAACGCGATGACCGGGTGGATCATGTGGGCGCTGACCACGTTTTTCCGCGAACTCGGGATCGTGGCCGAAGGAATGCAGACGATTGCGCAGCCAGTTACACTGGTGGATGCGCCCGGTGCGGCATCCCTGAATCTGACGGCTGGCCGGATTGAGATTGAGGATCTGTCACATCATTACGGTCGCGGTTCGGGTGGGTTGGACCATGTGTCGCTCAGCATTCAGCCGGGAGAAAAGATCGGCCTGGTGGGACGCTCGGGTGCTGGAAAATCGACTCTGGTCAAGCTGCTGTTGCGGTTTTATGAGGTCGAACAGGGCCGCATTCTGATTGATGGTCAGGACATCGGTTGTGTGACTCAGGACAGTTTGCGGCTGAACATTGGCATGGTCCAACAGGACAGCGCATTGCTGCATCGTTCGGTACGCGACAACATTCTGTATGGCCGCCCCGACGCTTCTGAGGCGCAGATGCTGGCGGCTGCGCATCAGGCGCAGGCGCATGAATTCATTCTCGGGCTTGTGGATATGCATGGTCGTACCGGCTATGATGCTCAGGTGGGCGAACGCGGTGTCAAGCTGTCCGGCGGGCAGCGCCAGCGTGTAACTCTTGCCCGCGTGATCCTGAAGAATGCGCCGATCCTGCTGCTGGACGAGGCGACAAGCGCCCTTGATAGCGAGGTTGAGGCCGCGATTCAGGACACGCTGTATGGCATGATGGAGGGCAAAACCGTGATCGCCATCGCGCACCGATTGTCCACTATTGCCCGAATGGACCGGATTTTGGTGATGGATCAAGGGCGGATTGTGGAACATGGCAGCCATGACGCGCTTTTGGCGCAGGGTGGACTATATGCAGGGTTCTGGTCCCGTCAGTCTGGCGGCTTTCTGGACACCGACCCCGACACAGTGACCGAGGCAACGGAATGA
- a CDS encoding CCA tRNA nucleotidyltransferase → MKVSGEWLEQSGTQSVLRMLTGAGHQAFAVGGCVRNAVLRMPVADVDIATDARPAMVMELAAKAGLRAVPTGIDHGTVTIVANGTGYEVTTFRADIETDGRHATVRFSDAVTEDARRRDFTMNALYVDSTGQLCDPLAGLADLRARRVRFIEDPDRRINEDFLRILRFFRFVAWYGDPAAGLDPQALAAIATHLDGLDNLSRERVGSEVIKLLAAPDPAPSVATMRATGVLGRVLPGAVPHALGPLIHIERQFAIAPDALRRLAVLGFADGATLRLSRADQRHLLALRDGIESADGAAALGYRHGAAFARDVLLLRAALFELPLNPAAFVASDRGATARFPVTAHDLMPELSGPALGARLKKLEDLWIASDFILDRDSLLHGS, encoded by the coding sequence ATGAAGGTTTCGGGTGAATGGCTGGAGCAGTCTGGAACCCAGAGCGTGCTGCGCATGCTGACAGGCGCCGGTCATCAGGCATTCGCCGTTGGGGGCTGTGTGCGCAACGCGGTTCTGAGGATGCCGGTAGCGGATGTGGACATAGCCACCGATGCGCGCCCTGCGATGGTCATGGAGTTGGCGGCCAAAGCCGGATTACGGGCGGTTCCAACCGGCATAGACCATGGTACCGTGACCATTGTGGCGAACGGAACCGGCTACGAAGTGACCACCTTTCGCGCTGATATCGAGACGGATGGTCGCCACGCCACTGTTCGCTTTTCCGATGCCGTGACCGAGGATGCCCGACGCCGCGACTTTACGATGAATGCGCTCTATGTCGATTCCACTGGCCAGCTCTGCGACCCTTTGGCTGGGCTGGCTGACTTGCGCGCGCGTCGCGTGCGTTTCATCGAAGACCCCGACCGCCGCATTAACGAGGATTTCCTGCGCATCCTGCGGTTTTTTCGCTTTGTGGCTTGGTACGGCGATCCTGCTGCCGGCCTGGATCCCCAGGCGCTTGCGGCCATTGCAACCCATCTTGACGGTCTCGATAATTTGTCACGGGAACGGGTCGGAAGCGAGGTTATCAAGCTCCTCGCGGCACCCGATCCTGCGCCTTCGGTGGCGACGATGCGGGCGACCGGGGTGTTGGGTCGTGTGCTGCCGGGTGCGGTGCCGCATGCACTTGGTCCGTTGATTCACATCGAGAGGCAGTTCGCTATAGCGCCTGATGCGTTGCGTCGGCTAGCGGTTCTGGGGTTTGCTGATGGTGCGACCCTGCGATTGTCCCGGGCGGACCAGCGTCATCTTTTGGCTCTGCGCGATGGTATTGAATCGGCTGACGGCGCCGCCGCGCTGGGCTATCGTCATGGCGCGGCTTTTGCACGGGACGTCCTTCTGTTACGCGCAGCATTGTTTGAACTACCATTGAATCCGGCGGCGTTTGTCGCATCAGACCGGGGGGCAACCGCCCGGTTTCCCGTCACGGCCCACGACCTGATGCCAGAGCTTTCCGGCCCGGCTTTGGGTGCCCGACTCAAAAAATTAGAGGACCTCTGGATCGCATCTGACTTTATCCTCGACAGGGATTCGCTGCTACACGGTTCGTGA
- a CDS encoding NUDIX hydrolase: MTPRFGEPPEPGRRYSLRPGAYAILPRGAALLLTHQDDPHPEYQLPGGGIDPGESPLTALHREVFEETGWLIARPRRLGAFRRFTFMPEYDMWAEKLCIIYRAHPVRPIGPPTELGHEAVWMASTLAAEVLGNPGDRHFVTHYSG; the protein is encoded by the coding sequence ATGACACCACGTTTCGGAGAGCCACCAGAACCAGGTCGTCGCTACAGTCTACGACCCGGAGCCTATGCTATCTTGCCGCGCGGCGCAGCGCTGTTGCTGACCCATCAGGACGACCCGCACCCGGAATACCAATTGCCCGGCGGCGGTATCGACCCCGGCGAATCACCCCTGACGGCCCTGCATCGCGAGGTGTTTGAAGAAACCGGGTGGTTGATCGCTCGGCCTCGCCGCTTGGGTGCATTCCGGCGATTCACCTTTATGCCCGAATACGACATGTGGGCCGAAAAGCTCTGTATCATCTATCGCGCGCATCCCGTCCGCCCCATCGGTCCCCCAACAGAATTGGGACATGAGGCCGTCTGGATGGCATCCACCCTTGCCGCCGAAGTTCTGGGAAATCCCGGTGATCGGCATTTTGTGACCCATTATTCCGGCTGA